A stretch of the Kazachstania africana CBS 2517 chromosome 12, complete genome genome encodes the following:
- the KAFR0L00430 gene encoding lysophospholipase family protein (similar to Saccharomyces cerevisiae PLB1 (YMR008C) and PLB3 (YOL011W); ancestral locus Anc_6.42), with translation MQLCNLLLLSVTVQNVVLAWSPTNGYAPGNVTCDNDINIIRNASGTLSSNETNWLEKREVVVEEALQSFLKRAFTNFSDSSILDHLFKNSSSTSNLPKIAIAASGGGYRAMLSGAGMISAMDNRTRGANEHGLGGLLQSSTYLAGLSGGNWLTSTLSWNNWTSVQDILDGFDNDTAIWDLEHSLLTPGGINIVTTYERWNHISDAVESKSDSGFNTSLADIWGRSLSYYFWPSLYRGGVGYTWSTLREAEVFQNAEMPFPITLADGRYPGTTVINLNATNFEFNPFEMGSWDPTLNAFADVKYIGTNVSNGKPVNQGHCIAGFDNTGFITATSSTLFNQFLLQINSTSLPSFLTNFITHYLEELSRDSDDIAIYAPNPFKATEFVDSNYSTSIVDSDYLYLVDGGEDNQNIPLTPLIQKVRDVDVIFALDNSADTDQYWPDGASLVNTYQRQFVKQGSNLAFPYVPDVDTFVDLGLNTKPTFFGCDANNLTDLDYIPPLVVYIPNAEYSYASNQSTFKLSYSEKERISMIRNGFEAASMNNLTDDSSFLSCVGCAIIRRQQQGNNFTLPSECETCFTNYCWNGTISNKNISGLNNSDFASTAAASAVSSISASVSDVSVTGSTTSTRNKDSGANVLEINNSIVAELFSIFSIIFSLI, from the coding sequence ATGCAGTTGTGCAATTTATTGCTACTATCAGTGACAGTGCAGAACGTCGTTTTGGCATGGTCACCTACAAATGGCTACGCTCCTGGTAACGTTACTTGCGACAATGACATCAATATTATCAGGAACGCTTCAGGAACACTATCATCAAATGAAACTAATTGGTTGGAAAAAAGAGAGGTCGTTGTAGAGGAAGCACTTCAAAGTTTTCTCAAGCGTGCCTTCACAAATTTCTCAGATTCTTCTATTTTGGATcatcttttcaagaattcTTCGTCAACTTCCAATTTACCAAAGATTGCTATTGCTGCCTCCGGTGGTGGTTACCGTGCCATGTTGAGCGGTGCTGGTATGATTTCCGCAATGGACAATAGAACCAGAGGTGCTAATGAACACGGGTTGGGTGGTCTTTTACAATCTAGTACCTATTTGGCAGGTCTTTCTGGTGGTAACTGGTTGACTAGCACTTTATCATGGAACAATTGGACATCTGTCCAAGATATTCTTGATGGTTTCGATAATGACACGGCCATCTGGGATTTAGAACACTCTCTCTTGACTCCAGGTGGTATCAACATTGTAACTACTTATGAAAGATGGAATCACATCTCTGACGCAGTGGAATCAAAATCCGACTCTGGATTTAACACTTCCTTAGCTGATATTTGGGGCCGTTCTCTTTCCTACTATTTCTGGCCAAGTTTGTACAGAGGAGGTGTCGGTTACACTTGGTCTACTTTAAGAGAGGCAGAAGTCTTTCAAAATGCTGAAATGCCATTTCCAATCACTTTAGCTGATGGTAGATATCCTGGCACTACTGTTATCAATCTAAATGCTAcgaattttgaatttaatcCATTTGAAATGGGATCTTGGGATCCTACATTGAATGCGTTTGCCGACGTCAAATATATCGGTACAAATGTCTCAAATGGTAAGCCAGTCAATCAAGGTCATTGTATTGCTGGGTTTGATAACACAGGTTTCATCACTGCAACGTCATCCACCCTGTTCAACCAATTCCTTTTACAAATCAATTCTACAAGTTTACCAAGCTTTTTGACCAACTTTATTACTCACTatttagaagaattatCAAGAGATTCCGACGATATTGCCATTTATGCTCCCAACCCATTCAAAGCCACTGAATTTGTTGACAGCAACTATAGTACCAGTATTGTTGATTCTGATTATTTGTATTTGGTTGATGGTGGTGAAGACAACCAGAATATTCCATTGACACCATTAATTCAGAAAGTTCGTGATGTCGACGTTATCTTTGCATTGGATAATTCTGCCGATACAGATCAATACTGGCCGGATGGTGCTTCTTTGGTTAATACATATCAACGTCAATTTGTTAAACAAGGTAGTAACCTTGCCTTCCCATACGTTCCTGATGTTGATACATTTGTTGATTTAGGTTTGAATACTAAGCCCACATTCTTTGGTTGTGATGCCAACAATTTAACTGATCTGGACTATATTCCACCTTTGGTTGTTTACATTCCAAACGCTGAGTATTCATATGCCAGTAACCAAAgtactttcaaattatcttATTCTGAAAAGGAACGTATTTCCATGATTAGAAATGGGTTCGAAGCTGCTTCTATGAACAATTTAACTGATGATTCTTCATTCTTATCATGTGTTGGTTGTGCCATTATTAGACGTCAACAACAAGGCAATAATTTTACTTTACCTTCTGAGTGTGAAACTTGTTTCACCAATTACTGTTGGAACGGtactatttcaaataagaaCATTTCAGGTTTGAATAACAGCGATTTTGCAAGTACTGCAGCTGCCTCTGCTGTATCAAGCATATCTGCTTCAGTGTCAGATGTGTCTGTAACTGGTAGTACAACATCTACTAGGAACAAGGATTCTGGGGCAAACGTCTTAGAAATCAACAATTCAATCGTTGCCGAATTATTTTCGATTTTTAGtataattttcagtttaatttga
- the TAF4 gene encoding Taf4p (similar to Saccharomyces cerevisiae TAF4 (YMR005W); ancestral locus Anc_6.40), producing MPESPAKRSGEPTEEAAEKKRKLSNNDESDSESSVIPSTGSGLALPKLDERKKSAKKAASTTSSVKPPTQTDPSKMQDVLFSAGVDVKAEEALLNSSVTAARSSSQSQAKVPPHPPFLHPTQLSTFMKKIVRDQNFLIDSNFEKNPALLNMISSSCEMYIKDIITNSLIISRHRRKGVQINTGRRSEISVALRAVALQQKKEEERRLKKRIALGLEKEDLENKIDSEETLHRASNVTAGLRAGSKKQYGWLTSSVNKAAATPLSSAGKVATDIATRGDMGLRFREAREEPGIVMRDLLFALENRRIGVHNVISKGYARIRD from the coding sequence ATGCCAGAATCACCTGCTAAGAGATCAGGGGAACCCACTGAAGAAGCTGCTGAAAAGAAACGCAAGCTGTCGAACAATGATGAGTCGGATTCCGAGTCGTCTGTAATTCCTTCCACGGGAAGTGGATTGGCATTGCCCAAACTGgatgaaagaaagaaatctGCTAAGAAAGCTGCAAGCACAACATCTTCGGTGAAACCACCAACACAGACAGATCCAAGCAAGATGCAGGATGTCTTGTTTTCTGCAGGGGTCGACGTCAAAGCGGAAGAAGCATTACTAAACTCATCAGTCACCGCTGCAAGAAGTTCAAGTCAATCACAAGCAAAAGTACCGCCTCATCCACCTTTCTTGCATCCAACACAATTGAGTACATTCATGAAAAAGATAGTACGtgatcaaaatttcctcatcgattcaaattttgaaaaaaatccTGCTCTATTGAATATGATCTCTTCATCGTGTGAAATGTACATTAAAGATATAATAACCAACTCATTAATCATATCGAGACATCGTAGGAAAGGTGTGCAAATAAACACGGGAAGAAGAAGCGAAATTTCAGTGGCATTAAGGGCAGTGGCTTTACAACagaagaaggaagaagaaagaagattaaaaaaaagaatcGCCTTGGGGCTCGAAAAGGAAGATTTAGAGAATAAAATTGACTCTGAAGAAACTTTACATAGAGCTTCAAACGTTACAGCTGGGTTAAGAGCAGGTAGCAAAAAGCAATACGGATGGTTGACTTCTTCCGTAAATAAAGCAGCTGCCACTCCTTTAAGTTCGGCAGGTAAAGTCGCTACAGATATTGCTACAAGAGGTGATATGGGTCTAAGATTTAGAGAAGCAAGAGAAGAACCCGGTATTGTCATGCGAGACTTATTATTCGCCTTAGAAAACAGAAGAATTGGCGTACATAATGTCATATCGAAAGGTTATGCTAGAATAAGAGATTAG
- the SLG1 gene encoding Slg1p (similar to Saccharomyces cerevisiae SLG1 (YOR008C); ancestral locus Anc_7.124) translates to MLKTSLWCVALLCGLRPAVAVSELGCYSALPSDWIQQDSYAYQTSSYCSTECSGYSYFATSNHSECYCGNSDPSSTESTSDSCNTYCYGYGSEMCGGENSYSVYSQSDESVSSSASSSPASSSSNSRGSTLSTSVTSGNTDSSASSMITATSNVRTIYSTSYDTQGGSTVYVTNTIVESATATSDSKSSSSSSKKKSTPVGAIVGGVVGGVVGLIVIACIVVFGLRYYNKRKEDERMEKEYQEAIKPVEFTNDKVTSSSSYNSLSVESNHSNNNNTTYDNNHETTGRDSLLMPPPNPFDDSRRISNGSIFTEDDPGHVLTVVNPDETD, encoded by the coding sequence ATGTTAAAGACGAGTTTGTGGTGTGTGGCACTGTTGTGTGGTCTCAGGCCCGCAGTAGCCGTGTCTGAGTTGGGGTGTTACAGTGCGTTACCTTCCGACTGGATCCAACAGGATTCGTACGCGTATCAGACTAGTTCATATTGTTCCACCGAATGTAGTGGGTATTCCTATTTCGCAACGTCCAACCATTCAGAGTGTTATTGTGGTAACTCAGATCCCTCTTCCACAGAGTCTACGAGTGACTCTTGTAATACGTATTGTTACGGCTACGGCTCAGAGATGTGCGGTGGTGAAAACTCGTATTCAGTGTACAGCCAAAGTGATGAGAGTGTATCGTCGTCAGCGTCGTCGTCGCCggcatcttcttcttccaattcACGAGGTTCTACTCTATCGACGTCTGTGACCTCCGGTAACACAGATTCTTCTGCATCTTCAATGATCACTGCAACATCAAACGTCCGCACTATATATTCTACTTCGTACGATACACAAGGTGGATCTACAGTGTACGTGACAAATACAATAGTGGAAAGTGCTACTGCAACTTCCGATtccaaatcttcttcttcgtccAGCAAGAAGAAATCCACTCCCGTAGGTGCAATCGTCGGTGGGGTCGTAGGAGGTGTCGTCGGTCTCATAGTCATCGCGTGCATCGTGGTCTTCGGTCTCAGGTACTACAACAAACGTAAAGAAGACGAAAGAATGGAAAAGGAGTATCAAGAAGCCATCAAACCAGTCGAATTCACAAACGACAAAGTCACTTCCTCCTCCTCATACAATAGTCTCAGTGTTGAGAGCAATCACAGcaataacaataacacAACGTACGATAACAACCATGAAACGACGGGGCGCGACTCTTTGTTAATGCCTCCGCCAAACCCATTTGATGACTCAAGACGCATAAGTAACGGCTCTATTTTCACAGAAGACGATCCAGGACACGTCCTCACAGTCGTGAACCCTGACGAAACAGACTAA
- the CUB1 gene encoding Cub1p (similar to Saccharomyces cerevisiae YPL260W; ancestral locus Anc_7.125) — protein sequence MSQPHNRDLQAVPKEEEVFLDYLLKVRQNLSDLKQNRSQFLNSKDIQFTYQRVLTKVRELDEIRRQKHGNSQETEIKTFVHSPELHNRVDNVLDDVFQLLSLCFITCGLKNSAPATYASLSTVQSLLEHLIESKIYTHHDLKPIKERLDEIAKIVDQNCESNTYQDASTLDDDDNEVSRIDNERNKNKIEQNLLLQAKLNHCLHEYNYIESQLEEVDPSSNSLVEKLFQIRRNLVSLVEISKSNTGVQDQIDKKLKHLQLQLNEIENNRDPDGNFVSIESGNPIIKGSNVLNGLSDDCHDLISDLTHHTKTFLDPDLQNVYDNLIDVKGSLENLMVTRRWTLRETDLFSYLKKLNEIDNLRVDGKFPTKSGSTKGQAILLYLLRRCYTLIYKLLESSEPVSEALQPIHNQLSTVRRCLLDLKRMGGVNNERELYPYQMKLASLDNLRKDGKFYDSKGNIPEGQGILNALLAGCFDILHELKIEAEEHEEDDEGDNNDDDDDDEHKDESDAH from the coding sequence ATGTCCCAGCCACATAATAGAGACCTGCAAGCAGTGCCAAAGGAAGAGGAAGTTTTCCTGGACTATCTCCTAAAAGTTAGACAGAATCTGTCAGATTTAAAGCAGAATAGATCGCAATttctaaattcaaaagatattcaatttaCTTATCAACGTGTTTTGACCAAAGTTAGAGAGCTGGATGAAATTAGAAGACAGAAACATGGAAATTCTCAGGAAACTGAAATTAAGACTTTCGTTCATAGTCCAGAATTACATAATAGAGTCGATAACGTTCTTGATGACGTTTTCCAGTTATTATCCCTGTGTTTCATCACTTGCggtttgaaaaattctgcTCCTGCCACATATGCGTCTTTGTCCACCGTACAATCTTTATTAGAACATCttattgaatcaaaaatcTATACTCATCATGATTTGAAACCTATAAAGGAACGTCTGGATGAAATTGCAAAGATCGTAGATCAAAACTGTGAAAGTAACACCTATCAAGACGCTTCAACTTTGGATGATGACGATAATGAAGTCTCAAGGATTGATAATGagagaaataaaaataaaattgagcAAAATTTACTGTTACAGGCAAAATTAAACCATTGTCTACATGAATATAATTACATTGAATCACAATTAGAAGAGGTGGATCCAagttcaaattcattagtcgaaaaattatttcaaattagaagaaatttaGTCTCCTtagttgaaatttcaaaatcaaatactGGTGTTCAGgatcaaattgataaaaagCTGAAGCATTTACAGTTacaattaaatgaaattgaaaacaatCGTGACCCTGACGGTAATTTTGTGTCTATTGAAAGCGGTAACCCAATTATAAAAGGTTCTAACGTCTTAAATGGTCTTTCTGACGACTGTCACGATTTAATCTCCGATTTAACGCATCATACAAAGACTTTCTTAGACCCtgatttacaaaatgtGTATGATAACTTAATTGACGTTAAGGGATCTctggaaaatttgatggTAACAAGAAGATGGACATTAAGAGAAACTGATTTATTCTCttacttgaaaaaattaaatgaaattgataatttaaGAGTAGATGGTAAATTTCCAACAAAATCAGGCAGTACAAAAGGTCAAGCAATTCTTCTGTATCTTCTAAGAAGATGTTATACCTTGATTTATAAACTTTTGGAAAGTTCAGAACCAGTTTCTGAAGCATTACAACCAATACATAATCAATTATCGACTGTTCGTCGTTGTTTAttggatttgaaaagaatggGTGGTGTTAACAACGAAAGAGAACTTTATCCATATCAAATGAAGTTAGCATCTTTGGATAATTTACGTAAAGACGGTAAATTTTATGATTCCAAGGGTAATATTCCAGAAGGTCAAGGTATATTAAATGCATTGTTAGCTGGCTGTTTTGATATTCTACatgaattaaaaattgaagctgaagaacatgaagaagatgatgaaggcGACAATAacgatgatgacgatgatgatgaacaCAAGGATGAAAGTGATGCGCACTAA
- the APM1 gene encoding Apm1p (similar to Saccharomyces cerevisiae APM1 (YPL259C); ancestral locus Anc_7.127) has protein sequence MASAVYFCDHKGKPLLSRKYRDDIPLSAIDKFSSLLSDKEEESNLLPPCISHNGIQYMFIQHNDLYLAALATSVQANISLIFAFLHKIIDVLDGYLKTVEEESIRDNFIIIYELLDEMMDYGLPQITETKMLKKYITTKSFKLEKAHKKKRNAARPPTELTNSVSWRPEGIKYKKNEAFLDIIESINMLITQKGQVLRSEIVGNVRVKSRLSGMPDLKLGINDRGIFTKYLEGNNIGIAKNGDDEDADDTNNESSIVSEGSNKRKTNIELEDLKFHQCVRLSKFENEKIISFIPPDGEFDLMNYRLSTSIKPLIWCDVSIQTYRIEIHCKAKAQIKKKSIATNVEILIPVPEDADSPIFKYSHGKIKYLPEKNLLLWKISSFPGGKEYSMAAQMGLPSISGEDDLNTRVSNQSKKPVQVKFKIPYFTTSGIQVRYLKVNEPKLQYKTYPWVRYITQSGDDYTIRI, from the coding sequence ATGGCATCTGCTGTTTATTTTTGTGACCATAAAGGTAAACCACTtctatcaagaaaatatagGGACGATATACCGCTTTCTgcaattgataaattttctagtTTGCTTTCagataaagaagaagaatctaATCTTTTACCTCCATGTATATCTCACAATGGTATCCAATACATGTTTATTCAACACAATGATTTGTATCTAGCCGCTCTGGCTACTTCAGTCCAAGCTaacatttcattaatttttgcaTTTTTACACAAGATAATCGATGTTCTCGATGGCTATTTGAAAACTGTAGAAGAAGAGTCAATAAGGGacaattttatcatcatttatgAATTGTTAGATGAAATGATGGACTATGGTTTACCGCAAATCACTGAAACTAAGATGttaaagaaatatattaccacaaaatctttcaaattagaGAAAGCTcataagaagaaaagaaatgcTGCAAGACCACCCACTGAATTAACTAATTCTGTTAGTTGGAGACCAGAAGGTATCAAGTACAAGAAAAACGAAGCATTTTTAGACATTATCGAATCAATTAACATGCTAATAACTCAAAAGGGTCAAGTACTAAGATCTGAAATTGTAGGTAACGTAAGAGTCAAATCTCGTCTATCTGGCATGCCAGATCTTAAATTAGGTATCAATGATAGAGGCATCTTTACCAAGTACTTGGAAGGAAATAATATCGGTATTGCAAAGAATGGTGATGATGAGGATGCTGACGATACTAATAATGAAAGTTCAATTGTTAGCGAGGGTAGCAATAAGAGGAaaacaaatattgaattggaagatttaaaatttcaccAATGTGTCAGATTGagtaaatttgaaaatgaaaagatcatttcttttatcCCACCAGATGGagaatttgatttaatGAACTATAGATTATCAACATCAATTAAACCTTTAATTTGGTGTGACGTGAGTATTCAGACTTATAGGATCGAAATTCATTGTAAAGCAAAAGCtcaaattaagaaaaaatctaTCGCAACAaatgttgaaattttaatacCCGTACCAGAAGATGCAGACTCACCAATATTTAAATACTCTCATggtaaaattaaatatttacctgaaaaaaatttgctTCTCTGGAAAATAAGTAGTTTCCCAGGTGGTAAAGAATATTCAATGGCCGCACAAATGGGTTTACCTTCAATAAGTGGTGAAGACGATTTAAATACTAGAGTGAGTAATCAGAGTAAAAAGCCCGTTCAAGTAAAATTTAAAATCCCATATTTTACAACATCAGGCATTCAAGTTCGTTACTTAAAGGTAAATGAACCAAAATTACAATATAAGACTTATCCATGGGTTCGTTACATCACTCAAAGTGGAGATGATTATACAATAAGGATTTAA
- the EST3 gene encoding telomerase subunit EST3 (similar to Saccharomyces cerevisiae EST3 (YIL009C-A); ancestral locus Anc_7.128): protein MPTVKLTSQHTRPDSIFIHDWIKPLLDENCQGLLRPIYRAIPPINNTNVRNPLSSRPSLLTTKVKCHFTKIVKFYKVENFKIFASIRDTRFQILVEFTPHCVSTFERTNRCRLTSDTTNCTLLIGDCSIEYKSSHEISQNYRLNFPNKRLLPVLTINQASILDRDQATLLEQFPFVYSTY from the exons ATGCCTACAGTGAAATTGACAAGCCAACATACGCGCCCTGACTCCATTTTCATCCACGACTGGATCAAACCATTATTGGACGAGAATTGTCAGGGCCTTCTCAGACCTATTTATCGCGCCATACCTCCAATAAACAACACAAACGTGAGAAACCCTCTTTCATCACGTCCCAGTCTCTTAACCACTAAAGTGAAGTGTCATTTCACCAAGATtgtgaaattttataaagTGGAAAACTTCAAGATTTTTGCCTCGATCAGGGACACCAGATTTCAAATACTT GTTGAGTTTACGCCACATTGCGTATCGACATTCGAACGAACCAACAGATGCAGGCTCACATCGGATACTACTAACTGCACCTTATTGATAGGCGATTGCTCCATTGAATACAAGTCATCGCACGAAATTTCACAGAATTACAGGCTAAATTTCCCAAACAAAAGGCTATTACCCGTACTGACCATCAATCAGGCATCAATCCTCGATAGAGATCAGGCAACACTGCTCGAACAATTCCCATTCGTCTACTCTACATactaa
- the KAFR0L00490 gene encoding uncharacterized protein: MHISSVILFFTLLLTRANASQPSRYPMHYVWYGLTNSSAVVHNVLACLYAVPHTGDIQVGLTDDGSLGLYVNTTRFNKTAVVNTWTFCYDYFNATFKNDLEFGSEQLDDLTDQTSLSYFVTSNRLVDVDRWPRRQVSDSLHGNSSNAYAKRTEYYEFFWDWDTGCGSSDMAETQEGDCISFKNPFKSFEFSNPSTTHSMKGWVWPHHDCQNGNEHTYSVATSSHSGCKDRKSYSYLAEFSDDSGYSTNTVHSLYTAVVSYTTAAFKSVVVMITATAVTILLVTPK; the protein is encoded by the coding sequence ATGCATATATCATCTGTAATTCTATTTTTCACACTTTTATTAACCAGAGCTAATGCCAGCCAGCCCTCAAGGTACCCCATGCATTATGTATGGTACGGTCTAACAAATAGCTCCGCGGTAGTGCATAACGTACTCGCGTGTTTGTATGCAGTACCTCATACTGGAGACATACAAGTAGGGTTAACTGATGATGGTTCATTAGGATTATACGTAAATACGACTAGGTTTAACAAAACAGCCGTTGTGAACACGTGGACATTCTGTTATGATTATTTTAATGCTACGTTCAAGAACGACCTTGAATTCGGTAGCGAGCAATTAGATGATCTGACAGACCAGACTTCCTTAAGTTACTTTGTTACCTCCAATCGTCTCGTAGACGTAGATAGATGGCCGCGAAGACAGGTGAGTGACAGTCTACACGGAAACAGCAGTAACGCATACGCTAAGAGGACGGAATACTACGAGTTCTTTTGGGACTGGGACACTGGATGCGGTAGTTCGGACATGGCAGAAACTCAGGAAGGTGATTGTATATCGTTTAAGAATCCATTTAAATCATTCGAATTTAGTAATCCTTCGACAACGCACTCTATGAAGGGATGGGTATGGCCTCATCATGATTGCCAGAACGGTAATGAGCACACGTACTCTGTGGCTACTAGTAGCCACTCGGGGTGTAAGGACAGGAAATCATATTCGTATCTAGCGGAATTCAGCGATGACAGCGGCTATTCAACCAACACAGTACATTCATTATATACAGCGGTAGTGAGCTACACTACTGCAGCTTTTAAATCAGTAGTGGTCATGATTACAGCTACAGCGGTAACCATCCTACTTGTAACACCCAAGTGA
- the URM1 gene encoding ubiquitin-related modifier URM1 (similar to Saccharomyces cerevisiae URM1 (YIL008W); ancestral locus Anc_7.129), translating into MIKVRVEFLGGLDVVFSKQRVHDLTIDAEELSMQGLIDYIVQNLITNKNDVDVFLEDDNIRPGIITLINDTDWELEGEMEYEVCDGDVISFTSTLHGG; encoded by the coding sequence ATGATCAAGGTTAGAGTAGAATTTCTTGGTGGACTGGACGTTGTGTTTTCCAAGCAACGCGTACACGATTTAACTATTGATGCTGAAGAACTTAGTATGCAAGGATTAATCGATTAtattgttcaaaatttaattacTAATAAGAACGACGTCGATGTCTTCttagaagatgataatattaGACCTGGTATAATTACGTTGATCAACGATACTGATTGGGAATTAGAAGGTGAAATGGAATACGAAGTTTGTGATGGTGATGTTATTTCATTTACATCTACTTTACATGGAGGTTAA
- the GCN4 gene encoding amino acid starvation-responsive transcription factor GCN4 (similar to Saccharomyces cerevisiae GCN4 (YEL009C); ancestral locus Anc_7.131), with protein sequence MPQYNILTLQEQLSIVSDAKTLNEPSFEVIPDFSFQISNIKEDDSNNTINDDYFNLNSNSTELDADLVETFFSSSVDSTPMFDLDESLQTSTSSDPNTWTSLFDDDIPVVTEEDVTNNDDAIKITDDVAQVKQEETASFLPTPAIEQETLSKATKITTGRVSKKVSNPKVDHLGVVSYNRKARAAPLTPVIADPSDPVALKRARNTEAARRSRARKLQRMNQLETKVENLISENSDLQNEVARLRSLLESNGVSF encoded by the coding sequence ATGCCTCAATACAACATTTTAACCTTACAAGAACAACTTTCCATCGTTTCTGACGCAAAAACATTGAATGAACCTTCATTTGAAGTCATTCCTGACTTCTCCTTCcagatttcaaatatcaaGGAAGatgattcaaataatacTATTAATGACGACtacttcaatttgaattcaaacTCTACTGAATTAGATGCTGATTTAGTAGAAACTTTCTTCAGCTCAAGTGTAGATTCTACTCCAATGTTCGATTTGGATGAATCTCTACAAACTTCTACTTCTTCCGATCCAAACACCTGGACCTCTTTGTTCGATGATGACATCCCAGTCGTTACCGAAGAGGATGTCACTAATAATGACGACGCCATCAAAATCACCGATGATGTCGCTCAAGTCAAACAAGAGGAAACTGCTTCTTTCTTACCAACTCCTGCTATTGAACAGGAAACTTTAAGCAAGGCCACTAAAATTACTACTGGTCGTGTTTCCAAGAAAGTCTCAAATCCGAAGGTGGATCATTTAGGTGTCGTTTCTTATAACAGAAAGGCACGTGCTGCTCCTTTAACTCCTGTCATTGCGGATCCAAGTGACCCTGTCGCTTTAAAGCGTGCAAGAAACACCGAAGCTGCAAGACGTTCGAGAGCAAgaaaattacaaagaatGAATCAATTGGAAACCAAAGTTGAGAATTTAATAAGTGAAAATTCCgatttacaaaatgaagTTGCTAGATTAAGAAGTTTACTTGAATCTAATGGTGTTTCATTCTaa
- the IRC22 gene encoding Irc22p (similar to Saccharomyces cerevisiae YEL001C; ancestral locus Anc_7.144), with protein MKLTTLLSLLSIPLAFAQEDVTQEDVAQEAPNRTIDLDIKYEILEKPDADLTNFVEFEDNDVFTLNYTLTNREQDHNISIHAVSGSILALPEGRIVANVSKGDFEPAIFAAVNSTVTFQQKVEFVLNEGNYYLFPVLHALRHNVTQNDTDVEIAEPITVGSTPLLFSIAAPPMSFFNLQFLSIPILMSVLLGGLTYFGTKSGSSSTKRSASSKKTGTPSSTQEWLPEQYKKDN; from the coding sequence ATGAAATTGACTACTTTATTATCCCTTCTCTCGATTCCCCTAGCATTTGCCCAAGAAGATGTTACCCAAGAAGACGTTGCTCAAGAAGCTCCTAACAGGACAATAGATCTTGACATCAAATATGAAATCTTGGAAAAACCAGATGCTGATTTGACCAATTTCGtcgaatttgaagataatgacGTCTTCACTCTGAATTATACTCTTACAAACAGAGAACAAGATCATAATATCTCAATTCATGCAGTATCAGGCTCGATCTTAGCTCTTCCAGAAGGTAGAATCGTTGCAAACGTTTCTAAGGGTGATTTCGAACCTGCCATCTTCGCTGCCGTCAATAGCACTGTCACTTTCCAACAAAAGGTGGAATTCGTACTCAATGAAGGTAATTACTATCTCTTCCCCGTACTACACGCTCTAAGACATAATGTCACCCAAAATGACACTGATGTTGAAATTGCAGAGCCTATAACGGTTGGATCTACACCTCTTCTCTTCTCCATTGCAGCCCCACCaatgtcattttttaaCTTACAATTTCTCTCCATCCCAATCTTAATGAGTGTATTGTTAGGTGGTTTGACCTACTTTGGTACGAAGAGCGGTAGTAGTTCCACTAAGAGATCAGCCTCTTCAAAGAAGACTGGCACCCCATCTTCAACCCAAGAATGGTTGCCTGAACAGTACAAGAAGGATAACTGA